The Nostoc cf. commune SO-36 genomic sequence AGTCTTTCTTTGGAGTAGCTGATAAGGAGTTTTGGCACAACCTGATGGGTAATACCCAAATTATGAAAAATGTCCGGCAGGTCACAAAAGGGGTGAATCCCAAAAACCATGCCGTTTGGACGCTTACTAAGCTATATACCTACTTCTGTGAATACTGTTATGAAGTCTATGACACTTGCCCCCACCCAGCTCTGAAGATGAGTCCTCGCGAAGCTTTCAATATTGGAATAGCACGTGGCGGTATTCGAGACCATATGTTCATAAAAGAAGAGGAGTTTAAGCTTTTAGCGCTGCCATCACCTAAAGATCAACAAGGCAGCAGAAAAGTGACTCAGGAGGGCATAAAAATTAACTACCTCTACTACTGGCATCCCTCCTTTAGTCGGATTAGAAACACTAAAGTAGAGGCCAAGTTTGACCCATTTGACATCACGCTGGCTTATGCCTATGTCAATGGTCAGTGGACTAAATGCCATTCGCGTGTGCTACGAGAACTTCAAGGTCATTCAGAAAAAGAATTGATGATTGCAGCAGCAGAATTAAAAAAGCTTAACCAGCTTCAGAATAAGCAGTTCAATGACATTACGGGCAAAAAGCTGGCTCAGTTTTTTAGCCGGATCGAGATGGAAGAGGCTGCCCTTACTCCAGCGTGGCGTCAAGCAAAAAAAGCTATACAAGCTCAGCGGCAGAAGGATAGAGAACTTAAGCAAGTTCATGCACAGATTGAAGGGCAATTAATTGAGTCTGATAAAGATGGTTTGCTCACTATTGACACTCCTATTGCTATTGCGAGTGAAACATTAACAATGCAAGCAACAGAAACTTTTAAACCAGAAGTTGATGATGTAGATTTGGATGAAACTTTTAAACCTTTAGAGGAATGGTAATGGTTATTCAATATGGATTTCCACGTGAATTACTTGACCAACCACCCCAGGAGCGGAAGAACTTTTTCAAAAACCCTGATGTCACATTTATGCACCGAAATTTGCTGACTGTCTTTAACAAAGCTCACCGTATTATTCTTGAACCTGCGGGAACCTCAATTATTTTAGTGATTGGCCCTTCTGGTGTTGGGAAGTCAACCCTGCTGCGCTTACTCTACAAAAAAATTATTGAACAGAGTATTGCAAACATGAAAATAAACCCCGGTTGGATTCCTATTGTTTGCGTTGAAGCACGTGCACCAGGGAAAGGAACTTTTAGATGGAAAAGCTTCTACGAAATTATCTTGAAAGCTGTGGATGAACCCGAAATTCAGCAAAAAATTAGCTACAACGACAATGGTATTCGGCGAGATAGTGATGGGAAACTTATCATTAATACAAGAAGAACAACGGAAGATGCACTCCGTTTAGCAATGGAGAATGCTTTAATTCATCGTAAACCTTATACGTTGGCAGTAGATGAATTTCAGCACATTGGCAAGATGGCTGGAGTAGAGCTTTTACAAGCTCATATGGATTGTGTGAAGTCGGCTGTAAATATTACTAAAGTTCCTTGGACTGGGTTTGGCACTTATCAACTACTTGACTTCCTTGAACTGAGTCCACAATTGAGTCGACGTACCAAAATTATTCACTTTCCACGCTATTGTCTTGAGTCCGATGAAGATATTAAGGAGTTCAAAAGGATATTAGAGCATTTCCAATACCGAATGCCACTTCTGAAGACTCCCCTTTTGAAAGAAGAATACTGGGAGTTTTGCTACGAACGTAGTATTGGCAACTTTGGCACTCTCAGAGATTGGCTGGGGAGCATCCAGTTTTGGCAGAAATACTCAAATAGCCAGTAAACCATTGAGATAAGCACAACGAACTGAGAGGATTTGATTAACACTATCAACATTCCATTGTGCGCCAGAAATTTTCATCCTAGCTCCAATCTGTTTAATAGCAGACTCGACTGCACCAGAACCAATAGAACAAAGTTGTTCAGCCTGGTAATAGCTGTAGTTGACAATGCGAGAGCGATGTTTTTCAAGATAAGCGATGAAGTTCTTAACTTGTTTGCCTCGACGATTATGAAATAAAGCTTTAGTTTCTTCGACTTGACCTTGCCACAAAAGAGTTTCAGCAACTTTAAGCCGCTTTAAAGAACCGCCAATTTTGTAGAGATTTTCTTTGAGGTGATACCAATCCAATATTTCCCAACGCTGAAAATGCTCTGTTTTACCAAACTCTTTGACTAAATTCCACACGCCATCATGACCATCCCCCAAGCATACTAATGGGTTAACCAGACGCTGGCTATTGACATAATCAACTAATGATTGGTTGTCATCAAAAAACGCACTATAGTAAATTCCTTGTAGTCTTACGGTTTTATAGTCTCGCCAGTGACACCCGGCTTTCGGTTTACCCCGGAGTCGGACTTTTCCCCCATCTACACTGACTTCTGAAACTGCTTGTTTTGCAAGTGGTAATTCAAAATCTTGTGACAGTACTAATTTTTGTTGCGTTGAGTGACCCACTTTCACTCCTGTCAATGCCTCAACTTCAATTTCTGCTTTTTGGTATGATTCGTTAGCTGACAGCCTCAAACAACACTTTTGAAGTAATGGGCTTAACCGACTTCTGGGCTTCAAACCCAGTTTCTGTAACTGTTTGGCTTTAAGAGTCAGTTCCCCCACCAAGCTTTTAATTTTCCTGGTTTTACCTACTTTTGTTCCAGTTTTTTGTTCGATAAAAAAAGGGCTATTTCTGGGCTAACTAGTTCTAATATTTGACTGCGAACTGTTTTTTCTATGCCTTCCAGGTCTGTTAGCTTACTTTTGTCTGCTTCTTCATACAACAATGTTGCCACTTCTTGTAAGCACGCTTTGAGCCGTTCTTGTTTATCCTGGTTCATGATTCCTGGTTCACGCTTCTTTCTGTCTGTTATTTTCTCCTAAAATCTGTATATCTTCCAAAAGTGGATGCTCCCATTGGCTGACGGATGCCTATGATCTTGCTCTTTCTGAAAATGCGAACACTGTAAGTCTTGAACATCTAAAAGAAACAGCCTACAAATATTTTGAGTGCCGTGAGATGGCTAGAGAGGCAATTAACGGTGAACAAAAGCTTAGAGATAGCGAAGATGGGAGCAAGAACTTGCGTATCACTTTAGGTTTGGAGAAGGCCGAAACTCACAAGCAAGATAAATTGTCAAATAAGGAAAGTATCGAACAGAAAGGAAATTTTAAATCTAATAATACACAACCATTTCAACGTAATCCTAAACGTGATCGGCTAGGAGGCCAATAAGTATGAGCAGCAATGAACTTCAAGCAATCGAGTTATATGATTTACAAGAACCAACTATTCCTCCACGCAGCCGCCTCTACAATTTAAAGCCAATTGGTATCGGAACGCCTGAGGTAGAAAGCCTAACAGGCTACATTGTCCGATTAGCTGAAGAGCATTGTGTACCTACAGGAATATTAATCTTGAGCGAGCTTGTACCATTGCTCAAGGAAGGATACATCTTCAAGAGTAAAGATGGAGGGCTAGACAAAAGTTTTACTAGTCAGACAAAGACTTTGAATGGAATGGGTAGCTGGGCTTTAAAACTAATTAAAACCCTTGAATCATTAACTCTACGTAATGACTTGCGTTCACTAACAATGCTCAATTGGGTGGAAATAATTCCTCCAAGGAACTTGCTCCGCTCTATCAGGGCTTGGTGTCCAAGCTGCTACGAGAATTGGCGTGTAACTGAACAGACAGTCTATGAACCACTCCTTTGGTCACTAAAGGAAGTTACGATTTGTCTGCATCATCATCAGCGTCTATGTACAGAGTGCCCATACTGTCACAAAGACAACAGGCTATTGGCTTGGCACTCAAGACCAGGTTGTTGTTCAATATGCAGAGAGTGGCTTGGCATTTCTCCAAATGTTAAATCACCAAATAGTATAAAACTGACAGAAGATGAACTAAATTGGCAAATATGGGTTACAAATAATCTTGGAAATTTAATAGCCGCTACACCACATTTATCTCCACCACCTAAGGAAAAGATTTCCGAAATGCTTTCTGCTTATGTCAATGTCCTTGCACATGGCAATATAGCTGCATTTGCAAAAAAGCTAGGGATAAATAGAACTCAAACCCATAGATGGTGTGTGGAAAAAACCTTGCCAGCGATCGACACACTTCTGCAAATTTGTTTTCAGCTTGAAATACCGCTGCTTGATTTCCTTACTAAAGATGAAATTAACGTAGATTCTAGCAACATAATCATACAAAATCAGAATCAACCAAGTAGGGAAAGTAATTACCAATTAAGTACCTCGACAGAAATACTATATGCACTGGAAACTGCGCTCACTGAAAGCCCACCACCATCCCTAGTAGAAATTGCTAAATGGTTTGGGTATAAAACAACTAGTACTTTGTACTATTATTCTTCAGATTTGTGTAAGATTATAGCGGCGCGACATAGTGAGTATGAAAAAGCTCAAAGGCTAGAAAAATTACAGCGTTTATTGGAAGAATTGCTTGCAGCTAAAGAGTATCCACCACCATCTATGCAGGAGGTTGCCAAGCGTTTTGGTAAAAAATCTGTACATAGCCTAGATAAACATTTTCCAGACCTATGCAGTACAATTTCAGCACAGTATGCTAATTATCGCCAAGAAAACCGAACAAAACGAGTAGAAAAATTGCGTCAGGAAGTTTGGAAAGTTGCGTTTCAGCTTCATTCGGAAGGGGTAGAACCTACCGCTAGCAGGATTTCAGTTTTTTTAAAAAGTCCTGGTTCGATACTCCAAAAAGAGGTTGTTGAAGCAGTATGCAAAGTACGGCACGAACTCGGCTGGGAAAAATGAGGTAATTCTTTGGGAAATACTAGTTACAAATACTGACTTTTCACGGTAAGCCCTAAAGCCAAGAAACAGCATGACTTTTTACGCATACTCTCAAAAGTCAGGTATAGGAAAACTACCAACATTATAAAACCTGTATGTGTTGAAATACAATGTGGCTGAGGTGTAATTTATTCAAGGTGAAAAAGTTTAGGAGCAAATGTGCTAACTAAATACGAGTTGTGGAATTTGAAGCTACCTTTGATCCCACCGCGTAGCCATCTGTACCACGTAGAACCTGTCGGTATCGGAACACCTTTGGTAGAAAGCCTGACAGGCTATGTTTCTCGATTGGCTGAGGCTCATTGCTTACCTCCGGGAGTGTTGATGAAAAGAGAACTGACCTCAGTTTTTAATAAGACATATGGAAGTAATAATTTACACAAAATATATCCTTTTACAGGAGCGCTAAATGGCACGGGTGTCATGGCTGCTGACTTGCGTCAAGCTCTTCAAATCTTGACTCTACGCAATGATCTTCAGTTTTTGACATTGCTAACTTGGTCTGAACTACTCCCGTCTAGGAATTTGCTTCGTTCTATCAGGGCTTGGTGTCCAACTTGTTACGAAGAACGACGCACAACTAGTCAATTAGTTTTCGAGCATTTACTTTGGTCGTTGGATGTAGTTAAAGTTTGCCCGCATCACCAGCAAAAGTTGAGTCAAAAGTGTCCTCATTGCTGTCAGACAAATTACGTTTTGGCTTGGCGATCGCGGCCGGGATATTGCTCTAAATGCTTGAAGTGGCTTGGAATGCCATTTGATACTCAAATAAGCGCTCACCAAAATTTAGAAGAGCATGATTTACAGTTTGAAATATGGATCGCACAAAGTGTAGGTGAGTTGCTTGCTAAAGCCCCATATTTGACACCTTTGCCATTAAAAGATAGCATTGCTAAGGCATTGTGCAGTTACGCATCTCAAGTTGCTGAGGGAAATGTAGCTGCATTTGCTCGCCAGCTTCAGATACCCAGAAATACAGTATGGGTTTGGTGTAGAGGTGAGAATCAACCTTCAATCAAGGCTCTTTTACAAATTTGTTACTGTCTGAAAATCTCCCTACTGGATTTCTTAATACAAGGAGTAAAATCTGCAAATTCTTTTCAAGCAGTGCGACTACTACCACTTCAATCAAAACCCCAGACTAGGGCAAGCGTAAAGTCTTTTGATGCTAACAAAGTACAACAAAATCTAGAAGCATTGCTTGAGAGTAATGATTCCCCATCACCATCAATGGAAGAGGTTGCTAGGCGTTTGGAATGTGACAGAAGAACTATTTTTAGGCATTTTCCGAGTTTATGTCATGCCATCTCTGCGAAATACCTCAACGAGAAAAAAGCGATTCTTCTGAGAAATGTCCAGCAGTCTTGCGATGAAGTTCGACGAATTGCCCTAAGTTTACACAATCAGGAGCATATCCGTCTGAAGCCCGCGTTTCAGAACAGATGAGTATGCCAGGATACTTAAGATACAGAGAAGTACGTGCAGCATTGCAAGAGATACAATGCCAATTAGGCAAATGCTAACTTAAATTTTTTTCGAGCCACTGAGCAATCATTTCTTCTAGGCTTTTCCTTACTTTCCTCTCCGTTATGCGATAATTGACAAGCATTAGTTGTCCTTTGAGAACAACAAGCATAAAGTGACCATTTTGGACAACTAGTGCTTGTTGTCGCAAGTGTCACATTATCTAATATAACTTTTAAGAATGGAGCTAAGCGGATTCGAACCGCTGACCCCCTCAATGCCATTGAGGTGCGCTACCAACTGCGCTATAACCCCTTGAAACCCATTATATATAGTCGCTTAAATATTAGTACTTTGTCAAGCTTTTTGTGGAAACTAAATTTTAAATATTTGCTTTAGCACTCAGCACTCACAACGACACTTGCAGCAAATAGGTCATACAGTGCCCCATCAAAAAGTAAACTACTAACATGGCAGCAGCTGCCAGAGCAACTAAGGTTCCAGCCAACATGAGAGAAAATTCTTTACTCTCGTATGCTCTTTCCATCAAGTGCAGCGACCACGCCACTAAAGCTACATCAAAAAGTAAAATAGGAAGCAACATATTTCTTAATATTTGTTAATACTTGTAAAATAATATTAACACCCTTTTAGGGAAGTGTGTCTAACCTAAGATGGATGTCATTAACTCGTAAATGGTGGATCAAGATAACGTTCTGACTGGCACATTGCGATCGCGCAAATAATTTTTAATTTCTGCTACGCTTAATTGTCCGTAATGTAACAGAGATGCAAGTAATGCTGCTTCAGCTTTGCCTTCGGTTAGGGCTGTGTAGATGTGTTCACAATTACCTGCACCGCCAGAAGCAATAACCGGAATTTCCACAGCATCAGCAATTGCCCTTGTTATTTCAATGTCATACCCGGCTTGGGTTCCATCAGCATCCATACTTGTTACTAGCAGTTCTCCGGCCCCCCGTTTTTCAACTTCTTGTGCCCAAAGTAGGGCATCTAAGCCTGTATTTTCCCTGCCACCCCGCACATACACATCCCAACCTGGATTCTCCGGGTTATTTCTGCGTCTGGCATCAATAGCAACAACTATGCACTGATTACCAAAGCGATCGCTGGCCCGATTAATCAAGTCTGGTTCCCGCACTGCCGCAGAATTAATACTAACCTTATCTGCGCCGGCTCGTAACAAAGCTTTAACATTTTCTAAGGATTGAATGCCACCACCCACAGTCAATGGAATAAAGACCTGTTCAGCAGTTCGGTAGACCACATCTAAAATTGTAGCTCGGTCTTCATGAGTAGCTGTAATATCCAGAAATACTAACTCATCAGCACCGGCTTCGTTGTAAACCTTGGCCAACTCTACCGGATCGCCTGCATCTTGGAGATTAACAAAGTTAACTCCTTTTACAACCCGTCCCGCCTTTACATCTAAGCACGGTAAGATTCTTTTAGATAACATAATAACTTTTGTACTTCTGGGTAATTGACCGAATTTAAATTTTAAATTGGCGCGGGTATTCTCAAACTAGAATTTTCATGGGCATTGGGCATTGGGCATGGGGCATGGGGCATGGGGCATTGGTTCTTCTTTCTCCCCCTGCCTCCCCTGCTCCCCCTACCTCTCCTGCCTCCCCTGCTCCCCCACTCCCTAGTCCCTTAAAAGTAGATAGCTGAATTATGGCGATAATCTCCTCGAAAAAACAGCCTCCAGAACCCAACGGAGAACCAACGCAGCGTCGAGACTCGGCGAAAGCACCATCCACAGAAAATATTTTGAAGCCTGAAGCTGCGATTGATGAACAAGAACAGCAGGAAGAAGGTATTCGGCCACACCGATTTGCTGATTACATTGGGCAAAAAGATTTAAAGGATGTGCTAGATATTGCCATCAAAGCGGCCAAGTCTCGTGGTGAGGTACTGGATCACTTGTTGCTGTATGGGCCGCCGGGATTGGGCAAAACCACAATGGCAATGATTTTAGCATCGGAAATGGGGGTAAATTACAAAATTACCAGTGCGCCAGCCCTAGAACGTCCACGGGATATTGTTGGGCTACTGGTGAACATGAAACCAGGAGATATTTTATTTGTTGATGAAATTCATCGCCTCTCGCGGATGACAGAGGAAATTCTCTACCCGGCGATGGAAGATTATCGCTTAGATATTACTATTGGTAAGGGTTCCAGCGCTCGGATTAGAAGTTTGCCTCTGTCAAAGTTTACTCTAGTGGGAGCTACAACCCGTGTGGGTGCTTTAACTTCACCACTGCGCGATCGCTTCGGTTTAATTCAAAAACTGCGATTTTACGAAGTTGACGAACTAACTCAAATTGTACTGCGAACCGCTCAATTACTCAAAACCTCGATTACAGAAGATGGGGCTACAGAAATTGCCCGTCGTTCACGCGGAACACCACGGATTGCTAATAGATTACTTAAGCGAGTCCGTGATTATGCGGAAGTAAAAGTATCTGGTGAGATTAATGAAAGCATTGCATCTGAGGCATTGCAACTATTCCAAGTAGATCCTTGCGGTTTAGATTGGACAGATCGCCAGATGCTAAGTGTAATAATTGAACAATTTAACGGCGGCCCAGTGGGGTTAGAAACAATGGCAGCAGCAACGGGTGAAGATACCCAAACAATTGAAGAGGTGTATGAACCTTACCTCATGCAGATTGGGTATTTAACTCGGACTCATCGCGGCAGGATGGCGACTAAGGCAGCATATAAGCATTTGGGATTCACGCCGCCTAATCAACAGTTGTCATTATTGTAATTATGGGTATTGGGCATGGGGCATTGGGCATTGATATTTGTAAATGAGCCTTTGAACTCCTTTAAAGAGTCTTTGAACTCCTTTAAAGAGCCTTTAAACTTCATTAAAGAGTCTTTGAACTCCTTTAAAGAGCCTTTGAACTTCATTAAAGAGTCTTTGAACTCCATTAAAGAGCCTTTGAACTCCATTAAAGAGCCTTTGAACTCCATTAAAGAGCCTTTGAACTTCATTAAAGAGCTTTTGAACTCCATTCCTCTGCCCCATGCTCAATTACGAATGACAAATGACAAATTAAGTAAACCTAGATGATTAAACTTATTGGTATTTTTCTCAGTTTGTTACTTGTGTTTGGCTGGGGTACTCCAGTCATGGCACAATCTCAACCGCCTATTACTCAAGAACAGTTAAAACAAGGTGATGAGTGGGCAAATCAAGCCTTTGCAGCGACGAATCAAGGTGACTTTGCGACGGCTGAAACTTACTGGACAAAGATTATTGAGCAATTTCCCACAAATGCGGGGGCGTGGAGTAATCGGGGAAATTCGCGGGTGAGTCAGAACAAGTTGCAAGAGGCGATCGCAGATTATAACAAAGCGATAGAATTAGCACCAAATGTCACCGATCCATATTTGAATCGGGGTGCGGCGTTGGAAGGTTTAGGAAAATGGGACGATGCGATCGCAGATTATAATCATGTCTTAGAACTCGATCCTAAAGATGCGATGGCGTATAACAATCGGGGAAATGCCAAAACAGGTTTAGGAAAATGGGAAGATGCGATCGTAGACTACAAAAAATCTAATGAGATAGCCCCAAATTTTGCCTTCGCCCGTGCTAACTATGCCCTCGCTCTTTATGAAACTGGTCAAAAAGAGCAAGCAATCCGCGAGATGCGAAATATTGCCCGTAAATACTCCAAATTTGCTGATGTGCGTGCCGCCCTCACAGCTGCATATTGGGTAAATGGAGAACAAGGTGAAGCCGAAAGCAACTGGGTAGCAGCTTATGGACTTGATAGCCGCTACAAAGATATCGACTGGGTAAAAAATATTCGGCGTTGGCCTCCCAGCCTAGTTACGGCTTTGGATAAGTTCTTGAAAATCCAGTAGGCACTTCTAACTCAACAAAGATTTCTTTTCTTTGCCTATGTAGCTGTTTTCTGGTATACATCATTGTAATCAACCAGAAGCAGGAACTATGACTCATTTTGGATTGATCTGTCCGGCAGCAACTGGTCATCTTAACCCCATGACTACGTTGGGATATGAACTTAAAAAACGTGGCCATCGCGTCACCCTATTCGGTATACTCGACGCTCAATCTAAGACACTAGCTGCTGGATTGGAATTTTGGGCAATTGGCGAGTCTGAGTTTCCCCGTGGATCGATGGCGCAATTGTTTGCCCAATTAGGAAAGCTTAGTGGATTAGCTGCATTGCGGTATACGATCGCTTGGATACAGAAAATGGCGGCTATGTTTCTTAGGGAAGCTCCACAAGCGCTTAAAGAAGCTGGGGTAGAGGCACTGCTAGTAGACCAAGTTTCACCTGAAGGAGGAACAATCGCAGAATTCTTGGGCATCCCGTTTGTCACCGTGTGTAACGCCATGATGATTAATCGGGATGTCAGCGTTCCACCTTTTAACACCTCTTGGAGCTATAGTTCTACTTGGTGGGCACTTTTACGCAATAGAGCAGGTTATGAGCTGTTAAACCGTGTTGCGCGACCAATTAGGGAGGTCATAGATGAGTATCGCCGAGAATGGAAGTTACCCCCTCACTTTAGCCCCAACGACTCTTACTCTCAGCTAGCTCAGATCAGCCAACAGCCTGCTGAATTTGAATTTCCAAGAAAGAATTTACCCAATAGTTTTCATTTCACAGGGCCATACCATAACACAGTTACTAGGGAACTTGTATCTTTCCCATTTGAAAAGTTGACTGGGCAACCGTTAATTTACGCTTCGATGGGGACTGTACAAAATCGCCTATTGAAAATTTTCAATTTTTTTGCCGAAGCTTGTAAAGAGTTAGATGCTCAATTAGTTATTTCTTTAGGTGGTTCTGCAACTCCAGAGTCTCTACAAGGGCTACCCGGAAATCCCTTGGTTGTTGGTTATGCACCCCAACTAGAATTGCTGCAAAAAGCTACTCTCACCATTACCCATGCTGGTATGAATACCACTTTGGAATCTCTGAGTAATGGAGTGCCGATGGTGGCAATACCAATTACCAATGATCAACCAGGTGTCGCAGCACGTTTAGTTTGGGCTGGTGCTGGTGAAATGATTCCCCTGGGTCGATTGAATGTTCCCCGGTTGCGAACCGCCATACAACAAGTGCTAACGGAAGATTGTTATAAAAAAAATGCAGTTAGGTTACAAGAGGTGATTCAGAAAGCAGGGGGTGTGAGTCGAGCCATTGATATTGTGGAACAGGTCGTTGCTACAGGAAAGCCTGTATTGTCAGAAACATAGGTATATATCTAACATCATCAATCGCATTGCACGACACTGGAGGTTGGGTGAAGCTAAAGCAATATGGTCTTACAATTTGGTTTACTGGTTTAAGTGGTGCCGGAAAGACTAGTATTAACCGAGTCGTAGAAAGAGAGTTGCGATCGCTTGGATATCAGGTTGAAGTCCTTGATGGTGATATAGTACGCCAAAATTTATGTAATGGTTTAGGCTTCAGTAAGGCAGACCGCGATGAAAACATCCGCCGCATTGGTTTTGTGGCTCATCTTTTGACTAGAAATAATGTGATTGTTCTTGTTTCAGCTATCTCACCCTATCGCGAAGTTCGTGAAGAGGTACGGCAACGCATTGGGACTTTTGTGGAAGTTTACGTTAATTCACCGTTGGAGATTTGTGAGGAACGGGATGTAAAAGGTCTGTACAAAAAAGCGCGAAATGGAGATATTAAATATTTTACCGGTATTGATGATCCATACGAGCCACCACTGAATCCAGAAGTAGAATGCAGAACAGACAAAGAAACTGTTGAACAAAGCGCAAGTAAGGTTTTGGCAAAATTGGCAGATTTCGGATATCTTTATTCGCTTGGTGGACAGTGAACTATCACTAAAAATTTGTTATTCAAATTTAATCAAAAGTATAATATGGCAGAGCTAAAAAACGAGAAACCGCCAACTACTAGTATCAACCAAATTTATGATGAACCATACTTAAATTTACTAGAAAAAGCCGATTTTTGTCCCATTTTTATTATGGCAGACCATCGTTCGGGTACGACTTTATTATACCAGACATTGGTGGCAACGGAGTGTTTTAACTTTATCAAAAGTTATCACATTGTTAAATATGATGAGCTTATTTCTAACTATGTAAATGGCACTGAGAAACAAGCACGCCAAGAAATAGAGGATATATTTAAATCTCTAGGGATGAAGGATCGCGTTATTGACAACGTAGCAGTGACTCCAGATTTACCAGAAGAGTATGGATTTATTCTCAAGAATGCTGGATGCGATTCTTACTTGAATCCTAATAATCTATTCAA encodes the following:
- the cysC gene encoding adenylyl-sulfate kinase — encoded protein: MHDTGGWVKLKQYGLTIWFTGLSGAGKTSINRVVERELRSLGYQVEVLDGDIVRQNLCNGLGFSKADRDENIRRIGFVAHLLTRNNVIVLVSAISPYREVREEVRQRIGTFVEVYVNSPLEICEERDVKGLYKKARNGDIKYFTGIDDPYEPPLNPEVECRTDKETVEQSASKVLAKLADFGYLYSLGGQ